In a single window of the Thunnus maccoyii chromosome 7, fThuMac1.1, whole genome shotgun sequence genome:
- the ptmaa gene encoding prothymosin alpha-A isoform X1, whose translation MITYDYKSLIRTGKFSTHYFGGSLLPTLLPRRSRFSNVNIGVNIEEKVERINTSCYPDHIDEQNHLYLYLLHWRKYRGDEEDDEEDELDGPTGKRAAEDDDDDEEDEFETKKQKTDK comes from the exons ATGATAACATATGACTACAAGTCACTCATCAGGACAGGGAAATTTTCAACTCACTACTTTGGAGGCTCTCTCCTGCCGACTCTGCTACCTCGCCGGTCGAGGTTTTCCAATGTAAACATCGGAGTAAACATCGAGGAAAAGGTGGAGAGGATAAACACCAGCTGCTATCCCGACCACATAGACGAGCAAAACCATCTCTACCTCTATCTCTTACATTGGAGGAAATACCGAG gtgatgaagaggatgatgaagaagatgaacTTGATGGGCCAACAGGGAAGAGAGCAGCTGaggatgatgacgatgatgaagaG GATGAATTTGAAACCAAGAAACAGAAGACAGATAAGTAA